The genomic region AGATCCTCCAGTAGCTCGGCGGCGAGCGCGATTGCCCTCGCCGCCTTCTCCTCGACGGGCGCGTCGCGGACGGCGCGGGAGCGCAGCAGCGTCTCGCGCACCATGCGGCGGGTGGCCCAACCCGGTTGCGCGTTGTAGGAGACGTAGGCCAGCCCGGCAGGCGCCAGGCACCGCCGGCAGAGGCCGAGGATCGCGGCCCGCGCATCCTCCGGCACCCAGGAGTAGAGCCCGTGAGCCACCATGTAGTCGCATTCGCCGATCTCGCCCGGATCGACGTCGCGAACGTCATTGCGGATGAGGCGGACGTTGGCGAGCCCGAGGCAGCGGACGCCCATGCAGGCCCGCTCCAGCTCCGCCGCCGATGCGTCGACACCGACGAATGCCGATTCCCGGTCGTAGAAGGCCAGGGCCAGCAGATTGGCACCGTCACCGCACCCCAGCTCCGCCAGGCGATAGCGCCGGAGTGGCGGACGCGGGCCGCCGTGCCAGCGGGAGCAAAGCGCCAGGTGCGCGGGCGCGGTGTTGGCGACCACGGTTCCCAGGTACGGGACGACGTCGTATGCCGACCTTCCGGGTTTCACGGGATTCTGTTGCGGGGCATGGCCACTCCCTGGCCGATGATCCAGACGCATGTGTGCCGGGTGGTGCATCGAGTCGGCAGCGGCTTCCAAGTTCACGAGCGCGGATCGCTACAGCGAGCCAGACGGAGTCGCTAGCACATCCGCAATCGCGTAATGCCGGCCTCCGAGCGATGCAGCCGGATCAGCAGGTTCGTCAGGACACCGTAGGCTGCGTCGTGCATTCCCTGGTCGCGGATGGAGAAATTCAGCTCGTCGAGAATGATCTCGGGATCGTCCTCGGGCAAAAGGTCCAGCCTTTCCCGCAACGGGCCCGGATGGCGAAACCCTCCGAGCGCCCCCACCATCGACCAGATCCGGAGCATGTCGGAGACCGGCCCATGCTGCTGGACCGGAAGATCGTCAGCAAAGGAGATCGTGATCGTGACGTTCCGGTGCTCGCGCAGGTCGTCGATCTCGAAAGGGGCTTGCCGATAGACCTCGGGAAAGTCGTCGGGCGCATAGGCCTCCGGGGCCGTGTGACCCGCCGTATGTAACCATGCGCGCGTGACCTGCAGACCGGTGGCGAAGACGAGGTTGGCGAGGATCACGAGCGACCGGGGGTCGACGCACAACGCGTCGAAGCGCCAGATCGAGCGGGGGCCGCGCGAGACGGGCTCGTCCTGGTTCCCGAGCACCGCGGTGGTGCCGTCGGGCGGCAGATCGGCTCCCCCCAGGCCCCCGAGCTTGCCCAGGGCTGCATACCAGGCTACCACGCAGCGGAGCTGGTCGAAGCCCAGCTCGGCGATCGGGGGAGCCAGGTCGATGCCGAGCTCGGCTGAAGCTCCGCTCGCCGGATCACCGGTGACGGTCACCGGGAAGGGGAGGCCTCGAATTTCCATCGGTCGAACCGGCTCAGCCAGTCGTTTGAGGTTTCGGCTGGAACACTGAAAAGATTGTGAGAAAACCACCGCTGGAGGCGAATCTCGGAGATCGCTCGGTTCACCGCCGCCAGCGGCCGCACGTCTGCCTCCTGTCGGTTGACATCGCCAACCGGCGGCCGATCTCCCGCCTTCAACAACACACCACCCCTCAGCGGAGAGATCTCGACGAGCCCGTCCACCGCGGCTTCGAGCGCGTCCTGGCCGCCCACCAGGCCTAGGAGCTCGGCGTCGAGAAACGTCAGCCACCCGGCCGACTTCAGCTTCTTCACCGCATAGTCTTCCTGCGTCCGATGGCGAACCAGCAGCCCGTGGAAGCGAAGCGCGGCCCGAAGCATCGCCGGCATCGCAACCATCTCGCACTCGCGGCCCCACGGCAGGTCGAACCCATACCCGGCCACCGCGCCCCAGAACGGAACGTCGGTGACCAGCTCACGAAACAGCTCGATCGTCCCGGAGATGCGATGCTCGTCCGCGAACTCCAGGGGCAAGGCGATGTGGACTCTGTCGTTGATCGTCGCGTGCTTCGAGCCGAGGTGAAGCTCGAGGGAGTACCCACCCACGTCGAACTCGGGCGCATCCTTGATCATGTAGAACCGGCCTCGCTGCTCCAGTTCGGCCAGCGTCTTCCTGATGCGCCGCAGGCTGGGCGCATCCACCTTCCGGTACTCCCTCGAATTGTTCCCCAACTGGTATAGCTGGGTCCCTTCCGGCAACAGGCCGAGGAACCGGTCGAGGATCGATTCGCCGTGTGCTGCCAGCCTCGCTCCCTCCCCGTAGAACTCCATCGCCACGGCCGGGCGCAGCACCGTCCAGCTGCGGCCCAGTTCCGCATACTCGGCCCACACGTCAGTCCAGCTCACCTTTGTCCCTCCGCTAAGGGCTGATGACGATCGCTTCGCCGTTCCCGGTCCCATATCCCAGACCATCATAGCTCCCCTGCTGTCTGGGGCTCATCGAGGTGTTGGCCCCCCCTCTCGAGGTTCCCTTTCCCGACGGGTGCCCCTCGGGGCAGGGAAACTTGAAATCCACGAATGTCTTGGATCCATCCGCGTTGAGGATGGCCGCGTCCGGATAGCAGTTGCCGCTGAGCGCGGCGAAGGCTTCGCGAACGGCGCTGCCACCAGCCTTGAAGGCCGCGCCCAGATCGGGCCGGGGTGCGCCGGTCGGCTGCGGCGCCGGGAAGGTGCCATCGGCATTCGCTACGGGCCGATTGTTCTGATCCAGGCTCGGTCGGCGATAGCCCTGCTCGCCCTCGATCGGGGGATCGCCGTTCTCGGGATTGGCGGCACGGTGTTCCTGGATCTTCTTCTCGCAACAGGCATGCTTCTCCGTGCCCAGCGCCGTGCAGGACTTCTTCTGACCCTTCTTCGGCCCGTCCTCGTGCGTGGGCGAAACGGAGCCGTCGCACGACTTCGCGATCTCCGCCAGCACCGCTCTGGCCCGGGAGGAATCCTGGCGCACCCCCTGCAAGGTCGCACCGGTGTTCGGCGGGCTGCCAGTCGGGCCGCAGTTGTTCAGCATCGGCTCGCCGAGGAGGTGGACGCTCTTGCCCTCGATCTTCACGTCCAGCGAGCCGAAGGTGATGAACTTGGCCGGTCCGTGAGTGTTGGCGGAGATCAGCCCGCCACCGGTGCCCTTGCTCGCCAGGTCGCCCATGCTTTCGAACATCGCGCCACGGATGGCGACGGTGTTCCCCTCGATCGTCACATCCTTCGAGTAACCCTGGGGCGAGCTGCCGGACTTGGCGATGTTGGGAAGGGGAGAGGGTACGAACGGAGCCGGGGGGCCCGGCATCTTGCAGACATTGGGAGTGGTGGCCTTGGCGGTGCCGCGGCTGCCCGTGGTGACGGGGGTCTTGGGCGGATTGATTCCCACGGTGGACATCGGTCCCCGTCATGTCGCAGCTGTGGTCTCGAGCAGGGCGGCCGCGCGCAGGCCGCCCTCCGAGCTCGCCCACAGCATAGTCCGTGAAGCCTTCGCGTAGCCGCGCTCGGCGGCCTGGCAGGCGAGCATGACGAACAGCGGGCCCGACGCGGCTCCCAGATCGCCCCACAGGTCGGCGGGAGAGCGATACGCGGTCGGGTCGGCGATGTATCTGCCGAGGCGCAGGCAGGCGAACCCCCACTCCTCGCCGCGGTAGCGCTCGCCGTTGAGGTCGCAGATCACCTCGCCCACCGTCTCCGTCGGTGGGGCCAAGCGTGCCGCGGCGGCCCGGACCGCGGCGGTCAGCCCCTCACCCAGGCAGACGTCCTCGGTCTTGATGAGCTTCGTCTCCCTCGCGACCGCCGCGGCGAGCACTCGCACCCGGGCGCGCAACCCACCACGCTCACGGGCGGGCTCCCCCATCAGCAGGCAGAACCCGGCGCCCTCGCCCGGCACGAACGCCGAGCGCGCGTCCGCACCCGCAAGCTGCCGGTTGTCGTCGAGCCATTCCATGGTGTCGGGGTGGAAATAGCTCTCCACTCCCCCCACCAGGCACGCCTCGATCGCCCCACTCCGGATCTGCTCCAGGGCGGAAGCCAGCACCAGCAGGCCGGCGGCATGCCCCTCGGTGGAGACCCTCACCTCGGAGATGTTGGCGGGCAGTCTTTCGATCCGGACGATCCCGGCGGCCACCGCCTGCGCGTCGTCCTCGCCGAACCCCGGCCGGGGCTCTGGCAACGCCAGGTAGAGGGGAAGCCGGGGACGGAAACCCGCTTCGCAGAGCGGCGCGCACGCCTCGCGAAGCGCGCTCTCCGTCAGCGCCAGGAAGCGGTCAGGACCGAAGAGCCCCGGGTCGATCACCGCGTCGATCGCCCCGGGCATCGGGTCGCCCAGGTGGTCGACCATGAACGGGTGCCTGCCCATCCCGCTGATCCCCGCGCGGAGCGCGGCCGCGCTGGCCGGAGCGTGCAGCCCCACCGGCGTCCGGGCGCCGGCGGCCACGACGTGGACGGGGCCGTACATCACCGGTACGGCTTCTCGCGGACGACGGTCTCGTCCAGGTAGTCGGGGTCGCGGCGCACCTGCAGCGCGCTCGTCCACACCATGATCACGCGCGGGTGGTCGGGCTCGATGACCACCGTGGAGAGCCGGCCGCGATGCTCCTCGGTGCGCGTGCCCGTGCGCGTGCTGAAAGCGGTGCGGAAGGTGAGGTACACCTTCGGCAGAACGAAGCGGAGATGCCCCCCGGGAGTGAGGTTGGCCAGCTCGATCAGTTCGCCGCCGTGCAGCCAGGTGGCGGGGCGCTGGTCGGGGGGAGAGCAGAGGAGCGATCGGGGATCCCAGTCCTCCGGAAGGAGCGGCATGCGCCCCTCCTCCCAAGCTTGGTCGTACGTCCCCTGCAGTTCCCTGCGCGGCGACCAGAAGCTGTCGATGGCGCCGAAGCCGGCCGGGCCGCCCTCCAGGCCGCCGCCGGGATACTCGAAAACGGGCGCGGGATCGCCGATCCGGCTGCCGATCCCCGTACCTACGGGGTTGCGGGTGTCCAGGCGGTGGTTGCGGGGGTCCGGGTCCGCGTGGTCATATCCTCCGTAGGCGCGCTCCCAGGTGATCGGCACCTGCGCCACGGGGAGCGGTTCCGAGGGCACGCCGCCGAGCGGTCCGTCCACCCAGGTGCGGTCACCGACCACGCGGATGACCTTGGTGAGCGGACCGATGCGGAGTCCGGCCATGAAGTGGGTGCTCGGCCGCCCGCCGGGAGCGTACGCCGTGGCGTTCAGCACCATGTCCGTCGTGGGCTTGGGCGCCACCAAGTCGGCGTCGTAGCACAGGCTCGACATTCCCGGCTCGCCGCTGTACTCGGGCGCCAGCAGCGGGTCGAGCTGCTCCTCGGCTACCGCCAGGCTGCCGTCGGGACGGATTTCGAACGTCGCCTTGACCGCCACGATCCACTCGTGCAGGCCGTCCTTGTCGCGTCCCCAGGAACCGTCGGCCCGGTAGGGCGTTTCGCTGCTCACCGCCCACATCGCGGCGCCTCCTCGGCGGCCGGGGCGTACCGTGCGCCGCCGGCCTGGTCAGTTGATCTGGACGGAGCCGCCCTTGATCCGGTTCACCCCGGTGGAGCGGCTCAGGAGGTAGGACCCGCGGATCAGGATCTTCCCAGCGCGGGTGAGGGTGATGCTGGCATCGCCGCAGCGCAGCACGATCTCGCGGTCCGCGCTCACGGTGACGCGCTCCCCGTCCGCCGTGATCGCGGCGTGCGGCCACGCACTCTCCCCATGGGCGGCGGGGCGATGGAGGAGACCGAGGACGATCGGCCGCGCCGCTTCTCCCCGCTCGAAGGACAGGGCCACTTCGCGCCCCACGTCGCCCGCGCCGATCGCCACCGTCGAGCACGCGGGCATCGGGGCGCCGGACGGGTTCGCGGGATAGTCGACCCACACGCCCTCCGCAGCCGAGACGGACGTCACGCGCCCGATCACGATCCCCGCGACCGAAGGCTGCGGCGGCCGGCGGCGAGCCTCCGTCTCCTCCATGGCCGCGGTGAGAACGGCGCCGCCGGCCTCGTCCCCCGCGCCCGCCGGGTCGCCGCCCCGCTGCTCGTCCGTGCTCTCGAACCGGGTGATCTCCAGCGTCACGACGTCGTGGTTCACCGCCATCTGCTCCTCCGTCAGTTCGCCAGCACGTTCTGCCCCTTCAGGACCACGTCGCCCGACGCCTTCACGTTGATCTTCCCCGAGCCCTCGACCTTGATGTCCTTGCCCTTGAGGGTGATGGTGCCGTCCTTCTTCATCACGATGCTGGCGTCGCCCGTCTTGATGGTGACCTCGTCGCCGGCGTCGATCACCAGCTTCTTGGCCACGGTCAGCGAGTCGTCCTTTCCCACCTTCGTGGTGCGGCCGCCGTCGATGGTATTCCCCTGGTCGCGGCTCACCGACACGGTGTGACCGCCGGTGATCGAGGTGGTCTGGCCGGCTCCCACGGTGAGGGCTCGGGCCCCGATGACGGTGACCTCCTGCGCCACGCCGACGTTGACGGACTCGTTCACCACCACGGTGCGGGTGCGGCTCCCCGTCACCGTCAGCGTCTCGTCGGCGCCCACGGTTTCCGTCCGGGTACCGGTGACGGCGATCTGCTCGTTGCCGCCCACGCTCTCGGTGCGGTTGCCGGTGATGCTGATCTGCTCGTTCCCCCCCACGCTCTCCGTGCGGTTCACCGTGATGGAGACCGTCTCGTTGTTCTTGATGGTGTCGGTGCGATCGTGCTCCACGGTGGTGGTCATGTCGTACTGGCCGTGGATGGTGATCGCCTCCTTTCCCTTCGTGTCCGTCATGGTGATCTCGTTGTAGCCGCCGCCGCCGGGCGAGGAGCGCGACTTCATCCCCATCTGGATCCCCGGGAGCGCGAAGGGCGGCGCCTGCTCGGCGTTGTAGACGCTCCCGGTCACCAGCGGCCGGTCGGGATCGCCCTCCAGGAACTCCACCACCACCTCGTTGCCGATGCGGGGGATCTGCACGCCGCCATATCCCTTCCCCGCCCACGGCTGGGCCACGCGCACCCAGCAGCTCGAGTTCTCGTCCTTCTTCCCCTCGCGGTCCCAGTAGAACTGCACCTTGATGCGCCCGTGCTTGTCGGTCCACACCTCCTCGCCGGCGGGGCCCACCACGAGCGCCGTCTGCGAGCCGCGCACCACCGGGCGCCGGGTGGCGCGCGGCGGGCGCCAGGGAACGGCGTGCGGGGTCGCGAGGAAGCGGTTGCGATAGTCGAGCGGCGCCGACTCCCAGCTCAGGTAGTCGCCCGCGCGGGCGGTGTGGCGCACGCGCAGGAGGGTGTAGGCCTGGTTGGCGTCGGAGCGGTAGTGGTCGGTCAGGTCGAAGCGGAAGCCGCTGGCGAAGGCGCGGCAGGTGCCCCCGCCGCGCACCACTTCACGGCGCGCGGCCTGCGCCTCCAGCCGCAGCCGGGCGTAGCGGTCGCCCTCGCCGGGCTGGGTGTAGCCGCCGGGGTAGTCGTACACCTCCTCGGGCTCCTCGCCCGAGAGCGTGCTTTCCAGCTTCAGCGAGGGCTGCAGCGGGTCGTAGTCGCGCAGCGCCACCTTCCCCGCGCGGGCGGCGTGCTCGCGATACAGCTCGGTCACCACGTCGTCGCCGTCCGGCGCCTCCTGCGGCGCCATGCGCGCCTTCGGCATCGCCGGGCAGGGCTGCACCGCGTCGGCGCCGTCGGCCAGCACCAGCAGGTGCTTTCCCTCGGAGTGCTCGAAGAAGTAGAAGATCCCCTCGTCCTCCAGCAGCCGCTGCACGAAGGCCAGGTGCGTCTCGCGGTACTGCACGCAGTACTCGCGCTTGGGATAGCTCTTCGTGCAGCGCAGCTCGAAGTCCGACCACCCCTGCGCGCGGAACACCTGCTCGGCGATCTCGGGAACGGTGAGGTTCTGGTAGATGCGGCACTCGCGGCCGAGGGAGAGGAACCAGAGCCAGGGCACCACCTCGGCGCGGTACTCGGCCAGCTCGTCGCGCCGCCCCAGCTGCGCGAAGCGGCGCACGAGTCCGTGGACGATGCGCTCGCTCCCGTCGGCCAGGCGCAGGTGCAGGGTGACGGGGGTGCGCAGCACGTCGCCCGGGCTGATGCAGCCGTCCTCGGAGAGCAGCTCCAGCCGCCAGCGGAAGGGCATCGACACCCCTTCGTCGCCGGTGAGCCCGGCCAGCAGGAGCACATCCTCGCCCAGCGCGGTCTCCACGCGCATCGGGCGGTCCGCCTGCGAGAACGCGCTCATCGCCCACCCCCGGCGGGCCGCGGAGTCTCCATCACCCCTCCGCCCCCGCCAGCGCGGGCTCCGGCTCCCCCGCTCCGTCCGGCGCGGCGATGTCAGCCACGGGGACGGTGGCCGGCCCCATCTCGCAGGTGAACTCGCCGGCCGCGTCCACGCTCACGCGCAGGGCGGTGGGGCGGCTCCCCTCGGCCATGGCCGCCAGCAGCAGGCGCGACAGGCGGGGGAGGAGGGTGTGGGTGAGGATGTTGTCGACGTTGCGGGCGCCGCTCTCCACCTCGGTGCAGCGCGCGGCGATGGTGTCGAGCACCGCGTCGTCGGCCACCAGCTCCACGCGGTGCGTCTCGCGCAGGCGGCGCCGCACCTTCTCCAGCTTGAGGGTGATGATCCGCCGCAGCGCCTGGTCGCGCACCGGGTAGTAGGGGATGATCACGGTGCGCCCCAGCAGCGCGGGTTTGAAGACGGCGTCCAGCTCGGGCTTCAGCGCCTTCACCAGCGCCTCGGGCCCGGGCGCGGTCTCGGGGTCGGCGGTCAGCTTCATCACCGTCTCCGTCCCCGCGTTGGTGGTGAGGATGATGACGCAGTTGCGGAACACCACCTGGCGCCCCTCGCCGTCCTCCATCACCCCCTTGTCGAACACCTGGAAGAAGAGCTCGAGCACGTCGGGGTGCGCCTTCTCCACCTCGTCGAGGAGGACCACGGAGTAGGGGCGGCGGCGGACGGCCTCGGTCAGCACGCCGCCCTCGCCGTAGCCCACGTATCCCGGGGGCGCGCCCTTGAGCGTGCTGACGGTGTGCGCCTCCTGGAACTCGCTCATGTTGATGGTGACCAGGTTCTGCTCGCCGCCGTAGAGGAGATCGGAGAGCGCGAGCGCGGTCTCCGTCTTCCCCACCCCGCTGGGGCCCACCAGGAAGAAGACGCCCACGG from Longimicrobium sp. harbors:
- a CDS encoding type VI immunity family protein gives rise to the protein MSWTDVWAEYAELGRSWTVLRPAVAMEFYGEGARLAAHGESILDRFLGLLPEGTQLYQLGNNSREYRKVDAPSLRRIRKTLAELEQRGRFYMIKDAPEFDVGGYSLELHLGSKHATINDRVHIALPLEFADEHRISGTIELFRELVTDVPFWGAVAGYGFDLPWGRECEMVAMPAMLRAALRFHGLLVRHRTQEDYAVKKLKSAGWLTFLDAELLGLVGGQDALEAAVDGLVEISPLRGGVLLKAGDRPPVGDVNRQEADVRPLAAVNRAISEIRLQRWFSHNLFSVPAETSNDWLSRFDRWKFEASPSR
- a CDS encoding PAAR-like domain-containing protein, whose product is MSTVGINPPKTPVTTGSRGTAKATTPNVCKMPGPPAPFVPSPLPNIAKSGSSPQGYSKDVTIEGNTVAIRGAMFESMGDLASKGTGGGLISANTHGPAKFITFGSLDVKIEGKSVHLLGEPMLNNCGPTGSPPNTGATLQGVRQDSSRARAVLAEIAKSCDGSVSPTHEDGPKKGQKKSCTALGTEKHACCEKKIQEHRAANPENGDPPIEGEQGYRRPSLDQNNRPVANADGTFPAPQPTGAPRPDLGAAFKAGGSAVREAFAALSGNCYPDAAILNADGSKTFVDFKFPCPEGHPSGKGTSRGGANTSMSPRQQGSYDGLGYGTGNGEAIVISP
- a CDS encoding beta-ketoacyl synthase N-terminal-like domain-containing protein, whose product is MYGPVHVVAAGARTPVGLHAPASAAALRAGISGMGRHPFMVDHLGDPMPGAIDAVIDPGLFGPDRFLALTESALREACAPLCEAGFRPRLPLYLALPEPRPGFGEDDAQAVAAGIVRIERLPANISEVRVSTEGHAAGLLVLASALEQIRSGAIEACLVGGVESYFHPDTMEWLDDNRQLAGADARSAFVPGEGAGFCLLMGEPARERGGLRARVRVLAAAVARETKLIKTEDVCLGEGLTAAVRAAAARLAPPTETVGEVICDLNGERYRGEEWGFACLRLGRYIADPTAYRSPADLWGDLGAASGPLFVMLACQAAERGYAKASRTMLWASSEGGLRAAALLETTAAT
- a CDS encoding DUF2169 domain-containing protein — protein: MSSETPYRADGSWGRDKDGLHEWIVAVKATFEIRPDGSLAVAEEQLDPLLAPEYSGEPGMSSLCYDADLVAPKPTTDMVLNATAYAPGGRPSTHFMAGLRIGPLTKVIRVVGDRTWVDGPLGGVPSEPLPVAQVPITWERAYGGYDHADPDPRNHRLDTRNPVGTGIGSRIGDPAPVFEYPGGGLEGGPAGFGAIDSFWSPRRELQGTYDQAWEEGRMPLLPEDWDPRSLLCSPPDQRPATWLHGGELIELANLTPGGHLRFVLPKVYLTFRTAFSTRTGTRTEEHRGRLSTVVIEPDHPRVIMVWTSALQVRRDPDYLDETVVREKPYR
- a CDS encoding DUF6484 domain-containing protein; the encoded protein is MAVNHDVVTLEITRFESTDEQRGGDPAGAGDEAGGAVLTAAMEETEARRRPPQPSVAGIVIGRVTSVSAAEGVWVDYPANPSGAPMPACSTVAIGAGDVGREVALSFERGEAARPIVLGLLHRPAAHGESAWPHAAITADGERVTVSADREIVLRCGDASITLTRAGKILIRGSYLLSRSTGVNRIKGGSVQIN
- the tssI gene encoding type VI secretion system tip protein TssI/VgrG, which produces MSAFSQADRPMRVETALGEDVLLLAGLTGDEGVSMPFRWRLELLSEDGCISPGDVLRTPVTLHLRLADGSERIVHGLVRRFAQLGRRDELAEYRAEVVPWLWFLSLGRECRIYQNLTVPEIAEQVFRAQGWSDFELRCTKSYPKREYCVQYRETHLAFVQRLLEDEGIFYFFEHSEGKHLLVLADGADAVQPCPAMPKARMAPQEAPDGDDVVTELYREHAARAGKVALRDYDPLQPSLKLESTLSGEEPEEVYDYPGGYTQPGEGDRYARLRLEAQAARREVVRGGGTCRAFASGFRFDLTDHYRSDANQAYTLLRVRHTARAGDYLSWESAPLDYRNRFLATPHAVPWRPPRATRRPVVRGSQTALVVGPAGEEVWTDKHGRIKVQFYWDREGKKDENSSCWVRVAQPWAGKGYGGVQIPRIGNEVVVEFLEGDPDRPLVTGSVYNAEQAPPFALPGIQMGMKSRSSPGGGGYNEITMTDTKGKEAITIHGQYDMTTTVEHDRTDTIKNNETVSITVNRTESVGGNEQISITGNRTESVGGNEQIAVTGTRTETVGADETLTVTGSRTRTVVVNESVNVGVAQEVTVIGARALTVGAGQTTSITGGHTVSVSRDQGNTIDGGRTTKVGKDDSLTVAKKLVIDAGDEVTIKTGDASIVMKKDGTITLKGKDIKVEGSGKINVKASGDVVLKGQNVLAN